The Cloeon dipterum chromosome X, ieCloDipt1.1, whole genome shotgun sequence genome includes a window with the following:
- the Rad9 gene encoding cell cycle checkpoint control protein RAD9A, translating into MKCHIPSANVKVLGKAIQTLSRIGDELYIQPHADGIYFRTVDAQRSAFATFDFHRSFFLHYSSSSNQASSSQSQAQPEICKVAMKSCLSVFRTQNINVEMCKLFFSNNGRMLVFQLVCRHSICKTHHVPVIQTETLQANYNKSTARNKLITQSKLLIDALQNFRNNQDEITISVAASKMILRNFTETGEFMRNTVRTEFALESTEFDSLQIGVDATITFNLKELRALLSFAEACSLPVSGHFDNTPGRPIIFCVNNQPAFDAEIVLATMSSNDTTAFSQSQSMTSQRSVNDSVLRKRPSTSIDPSQSTQKRPTPAAPTTPQQPVLSQPPITPQIHTEIEEIQQLHWEDDEEEVGTPPELRAQKFYFPRCFKDSTDSMNTTQADAVVLAYDSDGESGK; encoded by the exons ATGAAGTGCCACATTCCCAGCGCCAATGTCAAgg TTTTGGGCAAGGCCATCCAAACCTTGTCTCGAATCGGTGATGAGCTCTACATCCAACCCCATGCAGACGGAATTTATTTCCGGACCGTAGACGCGCAGAGATCAGCGTTTGCTACATTCGACTTTCATCGAAGCTTTTTCCTCCACTACTCCAGCAGCAGTAATCAAGCCTCTTCGAGTCAGAGCCAGGCTCAACCAGAAATTTGCAAAGTTGCCATGAAG TCCTGCTTGTCAGTGTTTCGAACGCAGAACATTAATGTCGAAATGtgcaaactgtttttttccaacaatGGTAGAATGCTCGTTTTTCAACTCGTATGTCGGCACAGCATTTGCAAAACGCATCACGTGCCCGTCATTCAGACTGAAACGCTGCAG gcgAATTACAACAAGTCGACAGCCAGAAATAAGTTGATCACGCAAAGCAAGTTGCTGATTGACGCTTTGCAGAACTTCAGGAATAACCAGGACGAAATCACAATTTCGGTTGCTGCCTCGAAGATGATCTTGAGAAATTTCACAGAAACAGGAG agtTCATGAGGAACACTGTCCGGACAGAGTTTGCCTTGGAGTCGACTGAATTTGATTCCTTGCAAATTGGAGTTGACGCGACAATCACGTTCAATCTGAAAGAACTGAGGGCGCTATTAAGTTTTGCAGAGGCGTGTAGCCTTCCAGTATCAGGACACTTTGACAACACCCCAGGAAG ACCTATTATATTTTGCGTGAATAATCAACCCGCATTTGACGCTGAGATTGTTCTGGCAACCATGTCAAGCAACGACACTACCGCATTTTCCCAATCACAAAGCATGACCAGTCAAAGGAGTGTCAACGATAGTGTGCTACGAAAAAGGCCTTCAACCTCCATTGATCCAA GTCAAAGTACTCAAAAGCGACCCACTCCCGCTGCACCAACTACACCTCAGCAACCTGTGCTATCTCAGCCGCCGATCACACCTCAAATTCACacagaaattgaagaaatcCAGCAGCTGCATTGGGAGGACGATGAGGAGGAGGTTGGAACTCCGCCAGAACTACGAGCACAAAAGTTTTACTTCCCTAGGTGTTTTAAGGACTCAACAGACTCTATGAATACCACACAAGCGGATGCAGTTGTTCTTGCTTACGACAGTGATGGTGAAAGTGGGAAGTGA
- the LOC135944897 gene encoding uncharacterized protein LOC135944897 produces the protein MLRLMTFPSFRMKTPWLACKGKLFTSSQKTPSLIFISGGVLLASAIHPTQRCVPDSEILKLRAVADKREAIEAYEKLKKEMRINSEFGKTADWDQLIFVVKAAIEAKRLREELIAAKQFEEDQLRQAVEADEALKAEAEKLFGQRERVIRAQCQKEFHEQVRQETELARNRLNDISKELNMELEKQLNDQIDIQNRAMVRNMVSKFRDLRSQSEDMVNLVTNVLTTKQNDFENQDRFVKENKGLMELREQCMAVEAALKIDKNTAPNWNEQTCQISELAECTRRVFHDGSDALGEAVLRSIPSLAIKRGVLTEIGLRTRFEQVEKVSHKLAMLKEEGPHPGTAYVASYIRSALIVGNKLCTRDLTSDFVPEDLDNADLLYRASACVKNNDFVNAVKFMERLRGAPTKAVAGWLSEAHNFLKVKHAINILKNYCTLKINRCCYKSPILVIDGKATNESWFK, from the exons ATGTTACGACTGATGACCTTTCCTTCATTCAGG ATGAAAACACCATGGCTTGCATGCAAGGGAAAGCTATTCACAAGTTCGCAGAAGACACCaagtttgattttcatttctgGAGGAGTTTTGCTGGCGTCTGCTATTCATCCAACTCAAAGGTGTGTTCCAGACAGTGAAATACTGAAACTGAGAGCTGTTGCGGACAAAAGAGAAGCGATTGAGGCCTACGAAAAGCTAAAG aaagaaaTGCGGATAAATTCAGAGTTTGGAAAGACAGCAGACTGGGACCAATTGATATTTGTGGTTAAAGCAGCAATAGAAGCCAAACGACTTCGGGAGGAGCTGATTGCAgcaaaa CAATTTGAGGAGGATCAGTTGCGTCAGGCTGTGGAGGCTGATGAGGCCTTGAAAGCAGAAGCGGAAAAACTGTTTGGCCAAAGAGAGCGCGTCATTAGAGCTCAGTGCCAGAAGGAATTTCACGAACAAGTCAGGCAAGAGACAGAATTGGCAAGAAACAGACTCAATGACATCTCCAAGGAACTCAACATGGAGCTAGAAAAGCAGCTGAATGATCAAATTGACATCCAGAACAGAGCCATGGTGAGAAACATGGTCAGCAAGTTCAGAGATCTGAGGAGTCAGTCAGAAGACATGGTTAATCTGGTTACAAATGTCCTCACCACAaagcaaaatgattttgaaa ATCAGGATAGATTCGTCAAGGAAAATAAAGGACTCATGGAATTAAGAGAACAGTGCATGGCAGTAGAGGCAGCATTGAAAATTGACAAGAACACAGCTCCAAATTGGAACGAGCAGACATGCCAGATATCAGAGCTGGCTGAATGCACAAGAAGAGTCTTTCATGACGGAAGCGATGCCTTGGGCGAAGCGGTTCTCCGCTCTATTCCAAGTCTCGCCATCAAACGTGGAGTGCTAACCGAAATCGGACTTCGCACCAGGTTCGAACAGGTGGAGAAGGTGTCCCACAAACTGGCAATGTTGAAGGAAGAAGGACCTCACCCAGGCACTGCCTATGTTGCGTCTTACATACGATCGGCCCTGATCGTTGGCAACAAATTGTGCACTCGCGACCTAACCTCAGACTTTGTCCCTGAAGACCTAGACAACGCCGATCTCCTTTACCGCGCTAg TGCATGCGTTAAGAACAACGACTTTGTCAACGCTGTCAAGTTCATGGAGCGTCTGAGAGGAGCTCCAACCAAGGCTGTGGCAGGTTGGCTGAGCGAAGCCCACAACTTCCTCAAAGTGAAGCACGCGATTAACATTCTGAAAAACTACTGCACTCTCAAGATCAACAGGTGCTGCTACAAGTCGCCCATTCTGGTGATTGACGGCAAAGCCACGAACGAGTCttggtttaaataa
- the Sin1 gene encoding target of rapamycin complex 2 subunit MAPKAP1, with product MALYDNKHWLLSHIRHSFIFSDESGFSEMVMMDEDLRVPSMKAYPDLDQDEEDEDGDAPRSLDVNCELDFGAHRRRVNTAQKLEKMDLERKRIAKMTSIKWEDPMPSVAEVPSNAFERKVVDNAKKEKVKRTSTLSAQLKDCPVLLKNPFFDYSKFDGNAQVGVPVKRYIIFLTMLPERERNYPLHVTIVNTAKVKELVGLVLWKCSEERNAQLEDESAYALHIAEDDGEVDWDFPCLDEKEVVSKFGFNYLALVQKTEVHKSRAQTMSMPLSSLGWSALAERDEKEIEGAEESALQQQAMKEAEMRMKGHMTAMEAPLYQSFQVYIMNRVRVRSAVHLGISGEKIEIDPVVQHKATSQLWGKRKAATYDITRIAACELVNQRSSKSHFRLVHQSLTEDPTTTFKTLEFEAENFVAQEIVQKINHILELRATPVWKEYLVTKERKSTRRRSFSFSLK from the exons ATGGCCTTGTATGACAACAAGCACTGGCTGCTCTCGCACATCCGGcattcgtttattttttcggaCGAGTCCGGCTTCAGTGAGATGGTTATGATGGACGAGGATCTGCGGGTGCCTTCAATGAAGGCTTACCCTGACCTCGATCAGGATGAAGAGGACGAAGACGGAGACGCTCCTAGATCCCTTGATGTGAATTGCG AGCTAGATTTTGGCGCTCACAGGAGAAGAGTGAACACTGCGCAAAAGCTGGAAAAAATGGATCTGGAGAGGAAAAGGATAGCTAAAATGACTAGTATAAAATGGGAGGACCCTATGCCCAGTGTTGcag AAGTGCCAAGCAATGCCTTCGAGAGGAAAGTAGTGGATAATGCCAAAAAAGAGAAAGTAAAGCGGACTTCAACTCTTTCTGCGCAACTGAAAGACTGCCCTGTTCTTCTTAAAAACCCTTTCTTTGATTATtccaagtttgatggaaat GCTCAAGTTGGTGTTCCTGTCAAGCGTTACATAATATTCCTTACCATGCTTCCGGAGCGAGAAAGAAACTACCCTTTGCATGTTACCATTGTCAATACTGCGAAAGTTAAGGAGCTTGTTGGATTGGTCTTATGGAAGTGTTCAGAAGAAAGAAATGCTCAACT TGAAGACGAGTCGGCGTATGCGTTGCATATAGCTGAGGACGACGGAGAAGTAGACTGGGACTTCCCGTGCTTGGACGAAAAAGAGGTCGTCTCTAAGTTTGGCTTTAATTACTTAGCATTAGTTCAAAAGACTGAAGTGCATAAGTCCAGAGCTCAGACAATGAGCATGCCTTTGTCCAGTTTAGGCTGGTCTGCCCTTGCTGAACG TGACGAGAAGGAAATTGAGGGAGCGGAGGAAAGTGCATTGCAGCAACAAG cCATGAAAGAAGCAGAGATGCGAATGAAAGGACACATGACCGCCATGGAAGCACCTCTGTATCAGTCTTTCCAAGTCTACATCATGAATAGAGTTCGTGTAAGAAGTGCGGTGCATTTAG GAATATCTGGAGAGAAAATAGAAATAGATCCTGTAGTTCAGCATAAAGCCACTTCACAATTGTGGGGGAAAAGGAAAGCTGCAACCTATGATATCACGAGAATTGCTGCTTGTGAACTTGTCAATCAAAGATCCAGCAAATCCCATTTTCGTTTAGTCCACCAGTCATTAA CCGAAGATCCAACCACCACTTTCAAGACCCTAGAATTCGAAgcggaaaattttgttgcgcAAGAAATCGTGCAAAagataaatcatattttggaGCTGCGAGCTACGCCCGTGTGGAAAGAATATTTGGTTACCAAGGAACGCAAGTCAACAAGAAGGAGAAGTTTTAGCTTTTCGTTGAAATAG